The Candidatus Lernaella stagnicola genome includes a window with the following:
- a CDS encoding SGNH/GDSL hydrolase family protein, with protein sequence MLLGLVAAAALIELGLRLASVTITVTVRPPDNEVQTHFDDLIVCAGDSHTAGQGAPRGLGYPEQLEALLNESRGGRITRVINLGLGGQNSSEAADSVLAFLEHTPRAPVAIIFNAGKNNDHNLRRARIAPELVHEGDYRDWARYLLSESRAFRLSQITVRRLEGLAREERNTETLEYEDMLYVDGPGEIAMMRRWIEMDLDALAARTSCPVVLLNYWTPVSWVDETFAAAATRPRFHFCDARAFGTDFSLEFIATADITEKHLGGHPNERGYAVLAELVGKLLREEILPAAAPGI encoded by the coding sequence GTGTTGCTGGGATTGGTCGCCGCCGCGGCGCTGATCGAATTGGGATTGCGCCTGGCGTCGGTGACGATCACGGTGACCGTGCGCCCGCCTGACAACGAGGTGCAAACCCATTTCGACGATTTGATTGTCTGCGCGGGTGACAGCCACACGGCCGGGCAAGGCGCGCCACGCGGCCTGGGATACCCCGAACAGCTCGAGGCCTTGCTTAACGAATCACGGGGCGGACGTATCACGCGGGTGATTAACCTGGGGCTCGGCGGCCAGAACAGTTCCGAAGCCGCCGATAGCGTGCTCGCGTTTCTCGAACACACGCCGCGAGCGCCGGTTGCCATCATCTTCAACGCGGGTAAAAACAACGACCACAACCTGCGCCGGGCGCGCATCGCGCCGGAACTGGTGCACGAAGGTGATTATCGCGATTGGGCGCGCTATCTGCTTTCGGAAAGCCGGGCGTTTCGACTCAGCCAGATCACAGTGCGCCGGCTTGAAGGCCTGGCGCGCGAGGAGCGCAACACGGAAACGCTTGAATATGAGGACATGCTCTACGTGGACGGCCCGGGCGAAATCGCCATGATGCGGCGCTGGATTGAAATGGACCTGGACGCGCTGGCCGCGCGGACGTCGTGTCCGGTGGTGCTGCTCAATTACTGGACGCCGGTATCGTGGGTTGACGAAACTTTCGCCGCGGCGGCGACGCGGCCGCGCTTCCACTTCTGCGACGCCCGCGCTTTCGGCACCGACTTCTCTCTGGAATTCATCGCCACGGCGGACATCACCGAGAAGCACCTGGGCGGCCACCCGAACGAGCGCGGCTACGCGGTGTTGGCCGAGTTGGTCGGCAAGCTGCTGCGCGAGGAAATCCTGCCCGCTGCGGCGCCGGGAATTTAG
- a CDS encoding PKD domain-containing protein, with the protein MKRRHHDAHRTPKNISRYRKWTIRLMIGCLLALFAAPAAADVGSWELLNQYGITYSNSALVRLSAPSADYLYTASVHQDGAESAQLMHLSTDGGYTWDTLVRVVADPGFCGMFKFVHMILDVQFVSETYGIRGGFGAKDACFDALPEPLCLACIFLNGTEAHVTEDGGETWQPAVLHDAPLNGSINVIHMLDEAVGYAGGQYGTFLVTSDGGRNWTHLGNPDTSSDEWEVRVHDIFFLDDQTGYIGTGFYDDDLAPPILTEATQPQQVVEWAIHRTRMERDARYRMAYGLAHPDNGPKGAYGKIMKTTDGGQSWTVLHQDDARAFYNVLFLDEDNGFAIGESYKGFVSPLYVLLRTRDGGATWQEVNLPPWQSISGLIDEYWMYDINFVSDHLGFVIADGPSFPLARTIVFYTEDGGDTWQVDPFNEGTYAPLDIEFVGRDAWVVGQAFMTMKYTGINTAPVAEAGPDQEVEVGAVVQLDGSASYDLEGDPLTYAWTQVGGESAALDDPAAVAPVFTASQVGEYEFELVVSDFEFAGEPDRVTILAVETADDDTTPGDDDTAPADDDSDATDDDDDAAPGASSNDDDDDTGACGC; encoded by the coding sequence ATGAAGCGCCGCCATCACGATGCCCACCGGACGCCGAAAAACATCTCACGTTACCGGAAGTGGACGATCCGGCTGATGATCGGCTGCCTGCTGGCGCTTTTCGCCGCCCCGGCGGCAGCGGATGTGGGCTCGTGGGAATTGCTGAATCAATACGGGATTACGTATAGCAACTCGGCGTTGGTGCGCTTGTCGGCGCCGAGCGCGGATTACCTCTATACCGCAAGCGTTCATCAGGATGGAGCGGAATCGGCCCAACTGATGCACCTTTCGACCGACGGTGGCTACACCTGGGATACGTTGGTGCGCGTGGTGGCCGACCCCGGCTTTTGCGGCATGTTCAAGTTCGTCCACATGATTCTCGACGTACAGTTCGTTAGCGAAACCTACGGCATCCGCGGCGGCTTCGGCGCCAAAGACGCCTGTTTCGACGCCCTGCCCGAACCGCTCTGCCTGGCCTGCATATTCCTCAACGGCACCGAAGCGCACGTGACCGAAGACGGCGGGGAAACCTGGCAGCCGGCCGTTCTTCACGACGCGCCGCTCAACGGCTCGATCAACGTGATCCACATGCTCGACGAAGCGGTGGGCTACGCCGGCGGGCAATACGGCACCTTCCTGGTCACATCCGACGGCGGTCGGAACTGGACGCACCTGGGCAATCCGGACACATCCTCGGACGAGTGGGAAGTCCGCGTGCACGACATTTTCTTCCTCGACGATCAAACCGGCTACATCGGCACCGGTTTTTACGACGACGACCTCGCGCCGCCGATCTTGACCGAGGCGACGCAGCCCCAGCAGGTCGTGGAGTGGGCGATTCACCGCACGCGCATGGAACGCGACGCGCGCTACCGCATGGCCTATGGGCTGGCTCATCCAGATAACGGCCCGAAGGGCGCGTACGGCAAAATCATGAAAACGACGGACGGTGGTCAAAGCTGGACGGTGCTGCACCAAGACGACGCCCGGGCGTTCTACAATGTCCTTTTCCTCGACGAGGATAACGGTTTCGCGATCGGCGAATCGTACAAAGGATTCGTTTCCCCCTTGTACGTGCTGCTGCGCACCCGCGACGGCGGCGCGACATGGCAGGAAGTGAACCTGCCGCCGTGGCAATCGATTTCGGGGTTAATCGACGAGTACTGGATGTATGACATCAATTTCGTGAGCGATCACCTGGGCTTCGTGATCGCCGACGGTCCATCGTTCCCGCTGGCGCGGACGATCGTGTTTTACACCGAGGACGGCGGTGACACGTGGCAGGTGGATCCCTTTAATGAAGGCACGTACGCTCCGCTCGACATCGAGTTCGTCGGACGTGACGCCTGGGTGGTCGGTCAGGCTTTCATGACGATGAAATACACGGGCATCAACACTGCGCCCGTGGCCGAGGCCGGGCCGGACCAGGAAGTGGAAGTCGGCGCGGTCGTGCAACTGGACGGCAGCGCCTCCTACGACCTGGAAGGCGATCCGCTGACCTACGCCTGGACGCAGGTCGGCGGCGAGTCGGCGGCGCTGGACGACCCTGCGGCTGTCGCGCCGGTGTTCACGGCCAGTCAGGTTGGGGAGTACGAGTTCGAATTAGTCGTCAGTGATTTCGAGTTCGCCGGCGAGCCCGACCGCGTGACGATCCTCGCCGTGGAAACGGCGGACGACGACACAACCCCCGGCGACGACGACACCGCGCCCGCCGATGATGACAGCGACGCGACGGACGACGATGATGACGCCGCGCCCGGCGCTTCGTCGAACGATGATGACGACGATACGGGCGCCTGCGGCTGCTGA
- a CDS encoding ABC transporter permease: MKTTDFLQRTGHKVADAMAGFGRVISLGGQTIVQSVKPPYEISEIFRQVQLLGVESISIALLTAFFTGMVFALQFAVGLDRFGGKEYVSVVTGIAFLRELGPVLCSVVVGSRVGSGIAAELGSMAVTEQIDAIRALGSNPVKKLVVPRMWAMLIALPSLAMLADVVGIAGGMVVGVTEVGLSAQTYLSDTIDGVGVVDLITGLIKTYFFAVGIVLIACHNGMTAYGGTEGVGQATTKTVVGGLIYLFLADFFLTRAMIPFG; this comes from the coding sequence GTGAAAACCACTGACTTCCTACAACGCACCGGCCATAAGGTGGCAGACGCCATGGCGGGATTCGGCCGCGTCATCTCGCTAGGCGGCCAGACGATTGTGCAGTCGGTGAAACCGCCCTATGAGATCAGCGAGATTTTCCGGCAGGTCCAGCTATTGGGCGTCGAATCCATTTCGATCGCCCTGCTGACGGCCTTTTTCACGGGCATGGTGTTCGCGCTGCAATTCGCGGTGGGCTTGGACCGTTTCGGCGGCAAGGAATACGTGTCGGTGGTAACGGGTATCGCCTTTTTGCGCGAACTCGGGCCGGTGTTGTGCTCGGTCGTGGTGGGCAGCCGTGTGGGCTCGGGCATCGCGGCGGAGCTGGGCTCCATGGCGGTCACCGAGCAGATCGACGCCATCCGGGCCCTGGGCTCCAATCCGGTCAAGAAGCTGGTCGTGCCGCGCATGTGGGCCATGCTGATCGCCCTGCCCTCCCTGGCGATGCTGGCCGACGTCGTGGGCATCGCCGGCGGCATGGTGGTGGGCGTGACGGAAGTGGGGCTATCGGCCCAAACCTATCTGAGCGATACGATCGACGGCGTGGGAGTGGTCGACTTGATCACCGGTCTGATCAAAACTTATTTCTTCGCCGTGGGCATCGTGCTGATCGCGTGCCACAACGGCATGACGGCGTACGGTGGCACCGAAGGTGTCGGGCAGGCCACGACGAAGACGGTGGTGGGCGGATTGATTTACCTTTTTCTGGCGGACTTCTTCTTGACGCGCGCCATGATTCCGTTCGGGTAA
- a CDS encoding ATP-binding cassette domain-containing protein, which produces MAKGDTLIRFEHVEKSFGPKVIYDDLTIDVKEGENLVIIGGSGTGKSVLLKILIGLLTPEAGHVWFGDREITAMGEDELIKVRADIAYVFQQAALFDSMTVADNIAYPLRAHLNLTHDELWDKVQLNLDRVGLPGSAHLMPSELSGGMRKRIGLARAIALEPRVILWDEPTTGLDPSNTRRISELILKMQEDLSVTSLVVTHDMSSAMLVADRIALLHDLRIHQVIAKADIKNEPEGSLIRDFIEGNLDL; this is translated from the coding sequence ATGGCCAAAGGCGACACGCTGATCCGCTTCGAACACGTCGAAAAGTCTTTCGGCCCGAAGGTCATTTACGACGACCTCACCATCGACGTGAAGGAAGGCGAGAACCTGGTGATCATCGGCGGCTCGGGTACGGGCAAGTCGGTGCTGCTTAAGATTCTCATCGGCCTGTTGACGCCCGAGGCGGGCCACGTCTGGTTCGGCGACCGGGAAATCACCGCCATGGGCGAAGACGAACTGATCAAGGTGCGGGCCGACATCGCCTACGTGTTTCAACAGGCCGCGCTCTTTGATTCGATGACCGTGGCCGACAACATCGCCTATCCGCTGCGCGCCCATTTGAATCTGACCCACGACGAGTTGTGGGACAAAGTGCAACTCAACCTGGATCGCGTCGGCCTGCCGGGCTCGGCGCACCTGATGCCCTCGGAACTGTCGGGCGGCATGCGCAAACGCATCGGCCTGGCGCGGGCCATTGCGCTGGAGCCGCGGGTGATTCTCTGGGACGAGCCGACGACCGGCCTGGATCCGTCCAACACGCGGCGCATCAGCGAGTTGATTCTGAAAATGCAGGAAGACCTGAGCGTCACGAGCTTGGTGGTCACCCACGACATGAGTAGCGCCATGCTGGTCGCCGATCGCATCGCGCTGCTGCACGATTTGCGTATCCATCAGGTGATTGCGAAAGCGGATATCAAAAACGAGCCGGAGGGTTCGCTTATTCGAGATTTCATCGAAGGGAATCTCGACTTGTAG
- a CDS encoding MlaD family protein, with protein sequence MALSKSNEIKVGLFALITLGAFLASIIVLTSKTSLFRSTITLETSFKDIAGLINGSEVRLSGVTVGFVKDIRFSPEEGDPTVFVDFSIDDRGMDRVNKDGVATISSLGLLGKKYLEVVPGDISAGLVEDGDFLKGIDPASMAEALDKAGVVLDNIGETSAHLKTLFASIAGEGDAQTELSRTIANIRRITSEVESGKGVLHELIYSPAKAEILNDLKATVANIRTISKRIEEGPGNVHEIIYGEQIKVFLDDLRQTSEVLRAVITDVRDESGVIHGLIYDEDKAQMLEDLKKSAANLAKISERIERGEGTLGGLLIDPTIYEDLKKLTGEVERNRVLKTYIRYVVQKREADLEESLEPPKTPVIEQPEEDTDTPQTDEPN encoded by the coding sequence ATGGCGCTGAGCAAATCGAACGAAATAAAAGTCGGCCTATTCGCCTTGATTACGTTGGGGGCGTTTCTTGCCTCGATCATCGTGCTGACCAGCAAGACGAGTCTGTTTCGCTCCACGATCACGCTGGAGACGAGTTTCAAAGACATCGCCGGATTGATCAACGGCAGCGAAGTGCGGCTGTCTGGCGTCACCGTGGGTTTCGTCAAGGACATCCGCTTCTCCCCCGAAGAGGGCGACCCGACGGTGTTCGTGGATTTCTCCATCGACGACCGCGGCATGGACCGCGTCAACAAAGACGGTGTGGCGACAATTTCCTCCCTGGGTCTGCTGGGTAAAAAGTACCTGGAGGTCGTGCCGGGCGACATCTCCGCAGGCCTGGTGGAGGACGGCGACTTCCTCAAGGGCATCGATCCGGCGTCGATGGCCGAGGCGTTGGACAAGGCGGGCGTCGTGCTCGACAACATCGGCGAGACTTCCGCGCACCTGAAAACGCTGTTCGCCTCCATCGCCGGCGAGGGCGACGCGCAGACGGAACTGTCGCGTACCATCGCCAACATTCGGCGCATCACCAGCGAGGTGGAGAGTGGCAAAGGCGTGCTGCACGAGTTGATTTACAGCCCGGCCAAGGCCGAGATTCTCAACGACCTGAAGGCGACGGTGGCCAATATCCGCACGATCAGCAAGCGCATCGAGGAAGGCCCCGGCAACGTGCATGAGATCATTTACGGCGAGCAGATCAAGGTGTTCCTGGACGACCTGCGGCAAACCAGCGAGGTGCTGCGGGCGGTGATCACCGACGTGCGCGACGAGAGCGGGGTCATCCACGGGCTGATTTACGACGAAGACAAAGCGCAAATGCTGGAAGACTTGAAGAAGTCGGCCGCCAACCTGGCCAAAATCAGCGAACGGATCGAACGCGGCGAAGGCACGCTGGGCGGGCTGCTGATCGACCCGACCATTTACGAAGATTTGAAGAAACTTACCGGCGAGGTCGAGCGCAACCGCGTCTTGAAGACCTATATTAGATACGTGGTACAAAAGCGTGAAGCGGATCTGGAGGAAAGCCTGGAACCGCCCAAAACGCCGGTGATCGAGCAACCCGAAGAAGACACGGACACGCCGCAAACGGATGAGCCAAACTAA